One Paenibacillus sp. FSL W8-0186 genomic window carries:
- a CDS encoding extracellular solute-binding protein codes for MPFLRSLTSIMVVTAILSFMMGCNGLAGSNKSGHAEGARGRLGSDESASTDRWTTLRIELFERNNKPAGANSITDNYITQYIQKHFGDPERIKVEFITIPRAEEVGRLQVLMAANQAPDIVFTYDLPTVYNFFTQGKLTDLSPLLDQYGQDLKAVLGEEILSYGRLNGMQFAIPAKRVLTARSTTLIREDWLREAGLPLPATTEQFYQALKAFKKIRLEKYGETIYPYGHIDYYHIAPLQYSFWDWNRITEEDLYADPGWIMPGNKDAFKLLNRLYHEGLIDPDFHLDRYAQQFQKDLVNGRVGAATPNTIEPVYMGYLAELQKNDPNAILTPIDPFTNANGKKTKPILEKTGMYIMVPKTSRNAEAAIKYLNWMAQAENYITLQNGIEGVTYEMENGLPVTLENEEANTLLFNYFDYCIILNGKYVSSTDEQLNLKANASTPGFEAFALQSVEYGMNDGIATPQIPTILPSEIKYSAILNDKNDEIFVKVLTAKPEEFDSVYDQEVAEYMMMGGRQVQEEKHRAYQNHK; via the coding sequence ATGCCGTTTTTGCGGTCTTTAACTTCAATCATGGTGGTTACCGCCATCTTGTCATTTATGATGGGCTGTAACGGCCTTGCGGGATCGAATAAATCAGGCCACGCTGAGGGTGCCAGAGGACGCCTCGGGTCCGACGAATCCGCTTCGACTGATCGTTGGACAACGTTAAGAATCGAACTGTTCGAACGTAATAACAAACCTGCTGGAGCAAACTCGATTACGGACAATTATATTACGCAGTATATTCAAAAGCACTTTGGAGATCCGGAACGAATCAAGGTTGAATTCATCACGATACCCAGGGCTGAAGAAGTAGGGAGACTGCAAGTGCTTATGGCCGCGAATCAAGCCCCGGATATCGTGTTTACGTACGATCTTCCTACGGTCTATAACTTTTTCACTCAAGGTAAATTGACCGATCTTTCTCCTTTGCTGGACCAGTACGGCCAAGACCTGAAAGCTGTCCTGGGGGAGGAAATCCTAAGCTATGGACGCTTAAATGGAATGCAATTCGCGATTCCGGCTAAACGGGTGCTTACGGCCCGAAGCACGACCCTGATCCGCGAAGACTGGCTCAGGGAAGCGGGGCTGCCTCTGCCTGCAACGACAGAGCAGTTTTACCAAGCCCTAAAAGCGTTCAAGAAGATCAGGCTGGAGAAATACGGGGAAACCATTTATCCCTATGGACATATCGATTACTATCATATAGCGCCATTGCAGTACTCGTTTTGGGATTGGAACCGCATCACCGAGGAGGATTTATACGCCGATCCAGGATGGATAATGCCGGGGAACAAAGATGCGTTCAAACTTCTGAACCGGCTGTATCATGAAGGTCTGATCGATCCTGATTTCCACCTCGACAGGTATGCCCAGCAATTTCAGAAGGACCTGGTGAACGGCCGCGTTGGCGCCGCTACTCCCAATACGATTGAACCTGTGTATATGGGGTATTTGGCCGAGTTGCAGAAAAACGATCCAAACGCGATACTGACTCCCATTGATCCCTTCACCAATGCGAATGGCAAAAAAACAAAGCCGATTTTGGAAAAGACGGGTATGTACATTATGGTCCCAAAAACGAGCCGTAACGCCGAGGCAGCGATCAAATATTTGAATTGGATGGCGCAGGCGGAAAATTATATTACCCTTCAGAACGGGATTGAGGGGGTAACTTACGAAATGGAGAATGGCTTGCCAGTTACGCTGGAGAATGAAGAGGCGAACACCCTGCTATTTAATTATTTCGATTATTGCATCATTCTGAATGGCAAATATGTCAGCAGCACGGACGAACAGTTGAATTTGAAAGCCAATGCTTCAACTCCAGGGTTTGAAGCCTTTGCGCTCCAGAGCGTGGAATATGGAATGAACGACGGTATTGCAACTCCGCAGATCCCAACCATCCTGCCGTCTGAAATCAAATACTCAGCTATTCTGAACGATAAGAATGATGAGATCTTTGTGAAAGTCCTTACGGCGAAACCCGAGGAATTCGATTCCGTTTATGACCAGGAGGTAGCAGAGTATATGATGATGGGGGGGAGGCAGGTTCAGGAGGAGAAACATCGGGCTTATCAGAATCATAAGTAG